The sequence below is a genomic window from Aureispira sp. CCB-E.
CCAAGCGGAGGAATCTTTTTGAGAGATAATGATACTTTGCGTGGTGCACCACCGTATTTTGTTCCCAATCCAGATTATGGAGTTAACAATTACGCTAATCCTGTTTTAGATACAATTGTTTACACTGTTCAGGATGGAGCTTGTTATGGTACCGATACACAGTACGTTTTGATTAATCCTGTTCCACAAATTTACTTTACAGGAAACACACCTCACAATACTTATTGTTTAGGAATGGATAGTGTTCCCTTAGCTCCCAATATCAATGGAGGGGTATTTACAGGAAATGGAGTATTGTTTGGAACCTCTTCTTTTATACCCGACATCGCAGGTCCAGGCTATCATCCTATTTATTATGACTACGAACATCCTATTACAGGGTGTAAAAACCAATATATTGATACATTTTCTGTTTTCGGAATGCCTAACATTAATTTTAAGGCAATTGGAGGATGTCAATTAGATAGTATTACTTTCTGCCCCGATAACGTTATTTTGGGGTTGAATAATATTTTTAACAATAGAATAATTGACTCGATTACAAACATTACTTGGGAATTTGAACCTAATGTAGCTATACTTGGAGACCATCAAAATAATGCTATTGATACAATTAGCTACGTTTATAGTAACCCTGGTGTCTATAATACAAAGCTCTTAGTGACCAACCAAACCTACTGTACAGACACACAAGTTGTCCGCTTAGTTATCTCGCCTAGAGTTTCTCATTTTCCTTATGACGAGTCATTTGAAGCATCTAATGGAAATTGGTATGCAGAAAGTAGAGATTCTAGCCATCCATTGCTTTGGGAATGGGGAATTGATAGTACCAATCAAGGAATTGCGAGCAATCGAAATAATCGATTCTGGTCTACGCAACTAAATGGTACGTATTCAGAAAGTGAAGATGCATGGGTTTATAGTCCTTGTTTTGACATTGATAGTCTTACCCGTCCGATGGTTAAATTAGACTATTGGTCTGATACAAGATCCGCAGATGGTGCGGTATTGGAATATCAGAAAGAAGACGGTAGTTGGGTTCCGTTAGGGGAAACGAATAGAGGTATTAATTGGTTTAACTCTTCAATTATTATAGGACAACCAGGAGACCAAAATTTAGCGCCTATAGGTTGGTCAGGGAGAAGCAATGGCTGGAAAGATGCTCGTTACAAATTAGACCATTTAGGAAATCGCGACAATTTGCGTTTGCGTGTTGCTTTTGGTTCGCCATCTGTAAACTTGGGAGGCAACTTCTACGATGGTTTTGGCTTTGATAATTTCTGGGTAGGCAGTAGAACTAGAAACGTGTTGTTAGAGACAACATCTAACGTCAATGAACCAAACATGGATATTATTAATGATCACGTTTATCAATTAATTTATAACAGTCCTATTAATAAGGATTTAATCATGCTACAATATCATTGTGCAGAACCTGTTGCCAATGATCGATTCTATTTGGATAACGAAATCGTAGCAGATGCTAGAACTTATTTTTATGGAATTCCTGAAGCAGGGCGAGCCTATATTGATGGAAAAACTACTGGCGTTCCAAGATCTAGGTATTTACAGGATATAGATTTTGAGAAAGAAATGTTAGCTAGTCCGAAGTTTGATATTGAAATTGATACTTTCCACCATAACAATGCAGGCATCTTTACGATAGAAGCTACTGTAAAAGCTCTGGTAGATTTACCGAATCCTGTTCGTTACAGAATTAATACAGTCATTACCGAAGATTCGCTAACGTATGGTGGCGCAAGTAATAGCATGGTACATGCTGTTGTTAGAAAAGATGATGAAGCAGCCAATATACGAACTCGTTCTTGGGCAGTTGGAGATACACAAAAAGTAACCTTAACTTGGAATCATGGCGCAACTTCAATTGTTTATCGTCCTGAGCATTTTCAAGCTGTTGTATTCATCCAAGCAGAACTTAGCAGAGAAGTATTCCAAGCTGCAACCTCGAGAGATGTTAGTGGATATTGGGTTGGTGTTGATCAAATTGCTGCTGAACCAGAACTAAATGAAATCAACTCTATGAATCTATATCCAAATCCTGCGAAAGATTACTTTAATGTTTCTTTTGATAAGGCTTTAAAACAAGATTACAACTGGAAACTAGTTGGAATTAATGGTGTAGAACATCAGACAGGGATGGTTTATGCTGGGGATAAGGACATTCAAATTAGTAATTACGATTTTCCTTCTGGAGTTTATGTATTTATAGTTTATAATGAACATGTCTTTTCGCAACGTAAAGTCATTATTAATCAAGAATAAGAAAAAAGCAATTGTAATTTAAATATTATTTAGGTGTCAGCAAGGTTTCATCAACTTGTTGGCACCTTTTTTTGTTTTATTAAAAGATAACTTTAGATCAAAGTATTTCGATCCATCAAAAATTATTATTTTGCAGTCCAAGTAATTAAGCAAGTGATCCCAAAAATCAAGCTGTGACACTAGTCTTTTTTAGTATGAAAAATTTTGGTATTGCTTAATTTTCACAAAAAATTGCTCTACAAATAACAAAACACAATTATACAAGAATGTCAGAAACGCTGTTAAAATATCACGCAGAACAGGAATACGCAAAAGAATTAGAAGCATTAGCTAAACACGATAAGTTTCCTAAACCAGCGAATTGGAAACTATCTCCATGGGCAGTTGTTACGTATATTATAGGTGGAGAATTAGAAGATGGGACTATCATCAATCCTAAATATTTTGGTAAAAGGCGTGTTATAGAAATTGCTGTCGCTACCTTGGTAACAGATCGTGCGTTATTGCTTATGGGAGTTCCTGGAACTGCTAAAACTTGGGTTGCAGAACATCTTTCAGCAGCTATTTCAGGAACTTCCACATTGTTAGTTCAAGGAACTGCGGGGATTAATGAAGACACCCTTCGCTATAGTTGGAATTATGCTAGCCTTTTGGCTAAAGGACCTTCTGAAGAAGCTTTAGTTCCTTCACCTATTATGTTAGCAATGCAACAAGGAAAGTTAGCAAGAGTTGAGGAGTTAACTAGAATTCCCTCTGATGTTCAAGATACTTTGATTACCATACTCTCTGAAAAAACACTTCCTATCCCTGAGTTAAACATAGAGGTTCAAGCTCAAAAAGGGTTTAATGTTATTGCAACCGCAAATGATAGAGACAAAGGAGTCAATGAACTTTCTAGCGCTTTAAAACGTCGTTTCAATACAGTTGTTCTCCCCTTACCTTCTTCTTTGGAGGAAGAGGTTAACATTGTTAAAACACGTGTAGATCAATTGGGTAAAAACCTAGATATACCTGCTGAATTAGCTCCAATCAAAGAAATTGAACGCTTGGTTACGATGTTTAAGGAATTAAGAGATGGGAAGACAATTGATGGCAAAACAAAATTAAAGATGCCTACCTCTACCCTTAGTACTGCTGAAGCTATTTCTGTTATTAATAGTGGTCAAGCTCTAGCCGCACATTTTGGTGACGGAACGATAAAAGCTAGGGATTTAGCGGCAAGTATTATTGGAGCAGTAGTAAAAGATCCTGCACAAGACAGCGAAATTTGGAAAGAATACCTTGAAACAGTTGTCAAAGAAAGAAAAGAATGGTCTGATTTATATAGAGCATTCAAGGAATTGGATTAAATTATAAGGCTCAAATTAACATTGCTTTTTGAGCGATTCACAGTTCGTTATCAATAGAGTATATTTTTATTGCTTAATTCCTTAAACTAAAAGTATCCTAATTATGCGCTTATTTTTTTCTATCATCTTAGTATACTTCTTTTTAGCAAGATTGCAAGCTCAGTCAGGTTATGCTAAACCCGATTTTGCTGTTCAATACATTTCTTATTTTGGAATCGGTTCAGCATCTGTTCAAAAATCTGCTATTATAGGACACAACGCGGCTAATTATGCGCTCATGCAGCAGGCTTTGCCTAAGTGGACAGATCAAGGACTTGGCATTCCTGTTTATTTTTATCAAAAGACCATAGAAGATTGTGGTGCGGATTTACTAATTCAAAAATTAGAAAAAGAATACAATGTATTGGAAGAAAAGGAATTGGCAAAACGGCTTCAAAAAATAAGAGAAACGATACTAGTTGCCGACATTCCTAAAGGGCTGAGCAATCAACTAAAAAATGCTATTCAAGAATTTTATAAAGGAAAAAAAATTAGGATTAGTAGTTCTCCAAACTATTATAGCTCTATCAAAACATTTTCTATTTCGACCTCTCTTGAAGATCTCTCACCTAGTATTACACAAGTCTATGCTTCTTTTTGGAAATTAGAAGCTGTAAAAGAGCGATTTAAAAATAAAGAGAACAAACAATTTGCTTTGGGGTTGCTAATCACTCAAGGTTTTGAATATGGTTATGCAATTGGACGAGTCCAAACAGATTATAGTGGGCAATTTCCATCTATCCACATTATGAGTAAACGAGAATCTTCTACTGAGCGTATTGGTTTTCCTAGATTTGATAGTAAATGGTATCGCACCTATGAGAAAGCAAAAAAAGCAGCTGTCTTTGTTGATAATGCTTCTCTAACGCCTACTGTTCGTGATTTGCAACAGGCGACAATTGTTTTAGATCCAATTTTGAGAGCAGGAAAAGATAAGAAGTTATCTGATAAAAACTATAATACGGTATTTACATTTATAATAAAAAAACTAAATGGGAAGTTTCAATTGAAATTACAACAACCTGAATTACAACTAACTCATCAATAGTTTTCTCTCACCTTTTTAGCTCTTACTTTTTTGCTATTTCTAAAAAAAAATAGCTTCCAGTGAACTTTTTTCTATTTCTTCCTGTTTATATAAAAGACTGCCTTATCTAAAGTAGTCCTTAAAACACATCTAATAATTGTCTCAACATTCACGATTTGCTAGAAAAAAAGAAAGATAACACACACACACCACCTCTTTTTAAGAAAGATGAAAATCAAATATGTGCAGCATATTTGAATACGTGAGTTACTTCTACTTTTAGCAAAATACAGACCAAGGACGGTTCTCCCCCTACCAATTTTAATGCAGGACCACCTTTGAATACCTCTAATCAAAAAGCATGTTCTGCTGCTCGTGTATCAGAAAAACCTTTTTTCCCAACTAAAACTTTACTTTATGTTTTAGTTCACATTGATCATTTGCCTCAACACTTGAAATTAGTGGGTAAGATTGCCCGATTATTAGAATCAAGTATTTTAGTGGTTTATTTTTCTGATAAAAATGAAGTAGATCAAGAGGCATTTCAAGCAATTCAGCAGGAAATCAAATCAATGAGTAATTATTCAAAGATTAAGTTTTCATTTTTTGAAAATACAGCTCATCCCTGTACTGAAATACAAAAAATAAAAGAGGAAAAAGACATCTGTGCATTGGCTTTCCCTTCTGAAAAGGAATTTTTGACAAGTTCTATTTTTAGTAATCCAAAACTGCATACAAGCATTCCAGTTTTTGCACTTTAGTCCCTAAACCTTACCCTCTTCTCATCACTTTTTTGATAACTAAAAAAATATTAAAATGATCAGTAGTGCAACAATATCAACAAGCCCTATGACAAAGAAACTAAACGTTCTATTAGCAACTTATAAAATATATGCGCACAAGCTTTTAAATTATCAATGGCTCATTCAATCCTCTAAACATCCTGAACTAAATGAAGAGTTAGATATTTATTGTGAAGAAGCCGAGCGGCAAATTGAATCTATTATCGACCAAATTATTAGTCTTGGAGGGATGCCTCTAGGATCTTGGGCTAAATGGCAACGAGCTTCTGATATTAAGTTTAAAATTCCTAATAGGGATTTCCGAACTATCTTGCAAGGGGTTATTGATGATAGTAAAACGATTCGATCTAGTGCAAGAAATTTAGAAAATCAAGCCGAAAAGAACAAACAATTGGCAACGGCTCAATTAGCACAACAAATACAGGCACAATTAGCTAGTAGAATTAGTGATGTGCAAAACAAACTTCACTTGATCTAAATTTGGACCTTCTTGCACACCATTCAATATGGTAATTGGTAACTATCAATTACTTCCTTATAAACAGGTTATCTCCCAACCTAGACAAAAAGAAAAAAAATGAAAAAGAAAAAAGTAGATTTTTATAAAAAAATAACCAACTGGGCAAATAATAAAGGTTTTAGAAATATTAAGGCTAATACAGAAGGATTTGAAACTCCTCGTAGCTTTACAAAAAAAGATTCTGAAGAAGAAGAAATAATTCCTGATATTACAGCAACTAGTTTTGGTTCAAAGTATTATTTTGAAATCGTAACGAAACCCACTCAAAATAAAATAAAACAAAACCTAATTTCAAAATGGAAATTATTAAGCCTTTTAGCAGAACGAAAAGGCGGTAAATTATATCTATTTGCCCCCCATGGTAATAAGAGCTTTACTCAAAATATTATGAGTAAATATAAAATTAAAGCAAAGTTCATTTCTTTGCCAAAACTAAAAATGCCTAAAGCTGCTGTATAAAAAAGCACAGTATATTGTTCTATACAGTTATCACAAGAGCCTTTTCGATTTTCGAAAAGGCTCTTTTTTTGTAAAGCCTCTACTCTATCGGCAAAGTTATTTTTACAGACACAACATATTAAAAAAAACACCACATATTTTTAAAAAAAACTTCCGGTATTTTAACGTATGAGTAAAATTAAACTCTAAAAAAGTATCTATTTCAAAAAAATGCGTGAAGTCATTAGATCAACTCAACGCATTTTTTTGAGCTATGATTTTTTAGCTCAATCACGAATTAATGAGAGCACTATTTCCACCCATTTTCAGCAACATCATCTACAGATTTCAGTACTTTATTCGTCAATTGTTTTTTGTATTCTAACATAAATTGAGCTACTTTATCATCGAAAGTACTAACAATTGAAGCAGCTAAAATACCTGCATTTTTTCCTCCATCTAATGCAACTGTAGCGACAGGGATTCCACCTGGCATTTGCAGAATAGATAAAATAGAATCCCATCCATCAATAGAGTTACTTGATTTTACAGGAACACCAATAACAGGAAGTGTGGTTAAAGAGGCAACCATTCCTGGCAAATGAGCGGCACCTCCTGCCCCTGCAACAATTACTTTAAGGCCACGTTCTCTTGCCGAAGTAGCGTAATCGATCATCCGCTGTGGTGTGCGGTGCGCAGAAACAATGGTTAACTCAAAAGGTATTTGGGCTTCTTCTAAAAATTCAGCTGCTGCCCTCATAACAGGCAAATCAGACTGACTTCCCATGATAATTCCAACTAAAGGTTTATTGCTCATCGGATACAAATTTTATAGTTTTTTTGACAAAATCAATTTTTTTAATTAATTGTTCCATGTCTTTATCTCTAACCGTGACATGCCCCATTTTTCGGAAAGGTCTCGTCATTTTTTTTCCGTATAAATGCAAGTGACAACCAGGAATATCCAAGACTTCTTTAAAACCTTTACAAACAGCAACTCCAGTGTGTCCCTCCTCTCCTAGTAGATTAATCATTGCAGATGATATAAACAATGAAGTATCACCTAATGGCCAATTGAGTATTGCTCTTAATTGTTGTTCAAACTGAGACGTCATGTTACTTTCTATAGATTGATGCCCACTGTTATGTGTTCTTGGTGCAATTTCATTAACCAAAACCTCTCCATTTTTAGTCACAAACATTTCAACAGCCAACAAACCTACGATTTCCAACTTTTTAGCTAAGTTCGTAGCAATTTCAACAGCCTTATCAGTTATATCTTCTCTGATTTGAGCTGGCGCCAAGAGATACTCTACCAAATTTGCTTCTGGATGAAAAACCAACTCTACAGGCGGAAATGCTTTTATAGCACCATCTTCATTTCTAGCAACAATAACCGAGATTTCTTTTTCAAAATCAATCAGCTTTTCTAATAATCCTGGCGCATCAAATCCTTTAGATATATCTTCTTTGGTACGCATTACTTGCACTCCTCTTCCATCGTAACCACCTTTTCCTATTTTATTAACCGCAGGCAAAAAATCTGCGTTCGCCTCAATTTCTTCCAAGTTTTCTGTCAAAATGAACTCTGCTGTTGGAATACCATTGTCCTTGTAAAACTGCTTTTGAATGCGCTTGTCTTGAATCATTTCAATGATATGAGGCTGAGGAAATACTTTTTTGCCTTCATCACTCAATTTTTGCAATGCTTTTGTATTCACCTGCTCAATCTCAATGGTAATCAAATCATGTTTGGCACCAAAATTATAAACTGTGTCAAAATCATTTAAGTCGCCAACTTCAAATTCCGCTGCATTTTCTTTGCAAGGAGCTTCTGGATTTGGATCCAATATTGCAACTTCTATATTAAAATCAATGGCAGATCGAATAAGCATGCGCCCTAATTGCCCCCCTCCTAGAATAGCTATTTTTTTCACTTTGATTTGCTTTAGTAGTTTGCTTGTTTAATTAATTTGTATACTGTATTTAATATTTTGTAACTTACTCAGAAATACATCTTGTATTTCTGGACTCCTTTTAAAGAACTTTAATTAACTCATAAACAATCCCTTAAATTTTATCAAACAAGTAATTTGCTTTCTTTTAAGCTAGTTTTCTTGCACGGAATCGCAATTTCATGCAAATATAGCCATATGTTTGGAAATTCATACGTTAATTTAAACGAATCCGTCTTCAATGAAAAAAAACAGGAATTAAGCCTATAAAAAGCACTTTTTTGACAGAAAAACAAAGTGTGAGTATTTTATTAAATGAGTAAAATTTTTCTATGAATAGATTGATATTTTTTTTGATTATTACATCCTTTATAAGTTGTGAAAAAACGACAGATTATAAAAGAATCATCCAAAACGATTCTGATTATGATATTTGGATTATCAACCCTTATTACAGAGCATTAGATAGTACTAATACTTTTACTGAATGTCGAGAAATTGTTTTGGACAGCATTGCTGTAGCAAGAAAAACTAGTTATGTCTTGGAGGTTGTCAATACCAATAGATCCGTTGACTTTCATGCAGACTGCCCTTTCATTTGTTTAGATACTTTAGAAACGAGAATTCATAACAGAGATTCTTTGAGATTAAATATAAACCTCTATCCTAGTGATTCTAACTGGGTTTATACTGTTTTTCAGGAAGGAGAAAAAGGAAGTTGTGAGTGTCGGTTAATTATTACTAATTCTAGCATAGAATAATAGGGATATTTTACTAACTGAGTAAAAATAAAAAACAAACAAGTAAGATACCATCTACAGCAAAAATATAAATTCAATGAGTGCCAATCATAAAAATCTAATTAACGTAAAAAAAACAATCAAAAAGTAGGGAAAGTTATTTTTCATTCGGTTTAATGTCTAAGTAAGTGTCAAGAAAATAATAAGTATTGACCAATTACTAAAAGTTCTATTATTAATAAAACACATTAGACTATTCTATTTAGAAAATTTTATAGTATAAAAAACTGCTTTTTATGAAAATTATATGCTTCTTTGTCCTTTTCTTCTTGTTGTTCAATTGTACCCCACCAAGTGTTACTTATGACCGAATCATTGAAAACAATTCGAGTTATGACATATGGGTAAATCCCCCCAACAACTGCTTTCAAGACAGTATTCTAATTCCAAGCAATACACATCGTATACTAGAAGGTACTATTGAGCGAAATGGTTCTGTTAATAATTTTAGAGATTGCCCCTCTATTTGTATAGATACAGCTGGTACGAGTATTAGTAATCACGACTCTTTGAGTTTAAATTTTGTTTTGGAACCTACTCACCCCAATTGGCAATACAGAGTTGTTCAACCTGGCGAATCTGGAAGTTGCGAATGTAGAATCACAATTACCGACGCTGACATTAACTGATTGCCGCTCCAATTTGTGATTTCGCATTTGATATTTAGCCTAATGCTTTTGATGCTATTTATATGTTACTAATTACCCCAAAAGTAATGACCTTTTTCAGCAAAAGTGATTAAGGGGTTCTTTATCAGATAAAAAATAATTATATTAGCTTTAAGATTCTTACCTCAACGCTGAAGAAGAAATTGGGGGTAAGCAATCAATCTAATCTGTGCCTCAAGGAAAAAGTTATATCTTTCTTACGATGTTTGAAGATGAGAAAGGCACTATAACTATCTACCAAACTGTCAATAAAAAAGAATTAGATCGCAAAGGGAAAGCTGTATCTAATGCTCTTTTCATCAGAGGGAATTTGCTAGAGTTGTCAGATGAAGACTTAACAGAAGAAAGAATCAAAGCAATAAGCATTGGGCAAGGAGATTTAAATATTCAATTCCAAGGAGCTGACTTTGAGAAAATAAAAGTATTCGGCAACTATACTGAAATAGGGTCTAGCGCAATTAAATCACTAAATTATACTGCTACAGAGGACTTTGGTTCGATGGGAAACAGCAAGATGGAAGTTAAAGGCAACGAAGTATACATCAATGGCGATCTCGGCACACGTAGTTATTACCAACTTAAGAGTATACTGCAAGAACATCCTAACCTAAAAACAGTTGTATTAGGCAATATTTCTGGCTCAGTAAACGATGCCGTTAATATGCACACGGGAAGGATACTCCGAGAAGCAGGTTTAAACACTAAAGTGCTGAGCGATAGCAAAATTGCATCTGGAGCTGTCGATTTATTTTGCGCTGGCGTAGAACGTATTGTAGAAAAAGGTGCCCAGTTAGGCATTCATTCTTGGTGTTGTATAGGCGATTTGACGGCTATTGAAATTCCCAAAGAACATCCTGCACATCAACATCAAATTGAGTACTTCACGATGTGCATGGGCTCTAGAAATGGTCCCGCTTTTTATTTCCATACCCTTGAAGCAGCTCCTTTTGATGGTGTTCACTGGATGACAGAACAAGAGATGAAAAAATGGAAAGTGGCTACTTATTTTTTAGAATGAGTGTGCTTTTTAGCTTCTTTTAACTCCCCAGTTAAGTTTCTCAAAAAGAAAAATAGAAAGCATTGTTTTAATCCTCAATATTTAATTTATGAACTCCTTCAACTATTTTTTCACCGCTATAGTGGCATTATTTCTGCACGTCAATGCTAGTCATGCGCAAACCATTCAGCAACCTTTGCAACTGAGCTATATAGAATTGGATAGTCTTTTGCCTACTTATTACAACAAAGGCACTTACAAAAAAGCAATTCCTATTGTACAAATAGCCATCAAGAAAGCGGAAAAAGATTTTGGTCGGCAAGATTCTGTGTTTGCCAATTACATTCAATGGGGAGGGCTTCTTTATACAAAAATCGGTCAACTAGATACTGCTCTCATGCTTAGCATTCAAGCTAAAAATATTCATGAAAAAATTTTTGGAAAAGAACATTTTAAGTTCGCTTTATCGCTCAACAATTTAGCTGCTTTATATTCAGAAATGGGAAACGTTGATTTAGCACTACCTCTTTTAATTCAAGCTAAGAA
It includes:
- a CDS encoding 5-(carboxyamino)imidazole ribonucleotide synthase, with the protein product MLIRSAIDFNIEVAILDPNPEAPCKENAAEFEVGDLNDFDTVYNFGAKHDLITIEIEQVNTKALQKLSDEGKKVFPQPHIIEMIQDKRIQKQFYKDNGIPTAEFILTENLEEIEANADFLPAVNKIGKGGYDGRGVQVMRTKEDISKGFDAPGLLEKLIDFEKEISVIVARNEDGAIKAFPPVELVFHPEANLVEYLLAPAQIREDITDKAVEIATNLAKKLEIVGLLAVEMFVTKNGEVLVNEIAPRTHNSGHQSIESNMTSQFEQQLRAILNWPLGDTSLFISSAMINLLGEEGHTGVAVCKGFKEVLDIPGCHLHLYGKKMTRPFRKMGHVTVRDKDMEQLIKKIDFVKKTIKFVSDEQ
- the purE gene encoding 5-(carboxyamino)imidazole ribonucleotide mutase, encoding MSNKPLVGIIMGSQSDLPVMRAAAEFLEEAQIPFELTIVSAHRTPQRMIDYATSARERGLKVIVAGAGGAAHLPGMVASLTTLPVIGVPVKSSNSIDGWDSILSILQMPGGIPVATVALDGGKNAGILAASIVSTFDDKVAQFMLEYKKQLTNKVLKSVDDVAENGWK
- a CDS encoding PEP/pyruvate-binding domain-containing protein, translating into MRLFFSIILVYFFLARLQAQSGYAKPDFAVQYISYFGIGSASVQKSAIIGHNAANYALMQQALPKWTDQGLGIPVYFYQKTIEDCGADLLIQKLEKEYNVLEEKELAKRLQKIRETILVADIPKGLSNQLKNAIQEFYKGKKIRISSSPNYYSSIKTFSISTSLEDLSPSITQVYASFWKLEAVKERFKNKENKQFALGLLITQGFEYGYAIGRVQTDYSGQFPSIHIMSKRESSTERIGFPRFDSKWYRTYEKAKKAAVFVDNASLTPTVRDLQQATIVLDPILRAGKDKKLSDKNYNTVFTFIIKKLNGKFQLKLQQPELQLTHQ
- a CDS encoding AAA family ATPase, with product MSETLLKYHAEQEYAKELEALAKHDKFPKPANWKLSPWAVVTYIIGGELEDGTIINPKYFGKRRVIEIAVATLVTDRALLLMGVPGTAKTWVAEHLSAAISGTSTLLVQGTAGINEDTLRYSWNYASLLAKGPSEEALVPSPIMLAMQQGKLARVEELTRIPSDVQDTLITILSEKTLPIPELNIEVQAQKGFNVIATANDRDKGVNELSSALKRRFNTVVLPLPSSLEEEVNIVKTRVDQLGKNLDIPAELAPIKEIERLVTMFKELRDGKTIDGKTKLKMPTSTLSTAEAISVINSGQALAAHFGDGTIKARDLAASIIGAVVKDPAQDSEIWKEYLETVVKERKEWSDLYRAFKELD
- a CDS encoding ferritin-like domain-containing protein translates to MTKKLNVLLATYKIYAHKLLNYQWLIQSSKHPELNEELDIYCEEAERQIESIIDQIISLGGMPLGSWAKWQRASDIKFKIPNRDFRTILQGVIDDSKTIRSSARNLENQAEKNKQLATAQLAQQIQAQLASRISDVQNKLHLI